The Salmo salar chromosome ssa19, Ssal_v3.1, whole genome shotgun sequence DNA window tgaaattttctggattgactgacattcatgtcttaaagtgatggatgggttgtcatttctctttgcttatttgagctgttcttgccataacatggacttggtcttttacaaaatagggctatcttctgtataccacccttaccttgtcacaacacaactgattggctcaaacacattaagaaggaaataaattccacaaattaacttttaacaaggtacacctgttaattgaaatgcattccaggtgactgcctcatgaagctggttgagagaatgccaagagtgtgcaaagctgtcatcaaggcaatgtgtggctactttgaagaatctgaaatataaaatatattttgatttgtttaacactttttttgattactacatgattccatatgtgttatttcatagttttgatgtcttcactattattctacaatgtagaaaatagtaaaaaataaagaaaacccttgaatgagtaggcgtgtccaaacttttgactggtactgtatgcaggCATGTAAGTCACTTTCGATAAAAACGTTTGATAAATGGCTTGTATTAATTCCAGCATGCTGCTCAGAGACATGGGACTCAAACCCAGCACTTAGCTTATTTCCATCCATAAACATGGGACTTAAACCCAGCACTTAGCTCATTTCCATCCATAAATGTGGGACTTAAACCCAGCACTTAGCTCGTTTCCATCCGTAAACATGGGACTTAAACACAACACTTAGCTCGTTTCCATTTCTTACGCAACACTATCTGGGGTCATGAAATGAACCATTGTTGTAGTTGCTGACAGTTTATGCATATCAAGTAAGAAGAGCTCACACTGAAGCACAAAATAGATACAATTTCTATACAAAATGCAATACTGATAATTATTCTGAAAGGATCTGAAAAATAGACATTGCAACGTAAACCGTGAGCCGATTACTTTCAGTCACGTTATTAAATAGCCATCAGTCAATATGCATGCACAACTACACACAAGGTATGCATTAATATTGTCTACTTTTTCCAACCTGGGTTACATTACTCAAGTAAACAAGGGCATAAACCAATCAGAATCACGTCATTTCACACAGCAATTAACTATAGAGACTTATAAGGCTCTTGTTGTAGTCTATCCCTATTCCAAGTCAGCCTGCTCTGTAAGGAATGATCAGACAGACATTCAGCACTGACAGCAAGTTGAACTCAGAGCAGAAGTACTGTAAGTCTTTAGAGAGGAGGACTGTCCCTTTGTCTAGAACTGTTACCAGTGTGCTTTATAAAACCCATGGATGTTGCACGTGTGGGGGAAGGGGTTAGACAAACAGATATTTGATAAGGCTGAACTTAGTTAAATACTCTGTGGGAGAGCTGGGGGCAGGGGACAGGCtctaagtttgtgtgtgtgtgtgtgtgtgtgtgtgtgtgtgtgtgtgtgtgtgtgtgtgtgtgtgtttgcacatgcACTTGCTAAACAAGTAGCCTGCAATAATGAATTAGCTGAAGTAGTCACGTTTACACAGGCTTgtgctttagtgtgtgtgtgtgtgtgtgtgtgtgtgtgtgtgtgtgtgtgtgtgtgtgtgtgtgtgtgtgtgtgtgtgtgtgtgtgtgtgtgtgtgtgtgtgtgtgtgtgtgtgttagtgcaccATCCTTTCCTGGCTGTTGTTTCCCAGCTGGCTTTATGGCTAGAGACCAACACAAAAGGAAGCTTAGCCTTGAGTAGCCCCCTTAAGCACAGACAGCATTTAAAAACCACAGATTATTACAACTGTTCCTTAATCTGATAGGCTTTCAGTCATAGCCGTATACTTTCAGTTGAACCAAAATGGATTGCTGGATTTGGCTGTGTTTTGGTTCATTGCTTGCTTTCTAGGTCACAAGGATATTCCAGTTAAAATAAGCAGGATATTTTACTTTGAAAAGGTGTGAGGCCTCCCAAACTATTAATAAAACCCTTGGATATGAGGACAGAAGAAGGGAGGTTCATTTGGTCATACAGGATGTCTATCAACGTAGATGTTCTTGTGGAAATGAGGGGAGATGCATCATGTATCAATGTATCATCACCTGCCAAATTTTGGACCCCAAAGAAAATCTAGCTACTTGTACCCTTGATAAGTTAGTCTCAGTTTGCAGGGGCCTTAGCTTCTCTTTCGTTTGGACAGGGCAAGGACCTTAAAATGTCCACAACAAACACGACCTGCAAGGGCGTTTATTGCCAGAGCTCATGCATGGAGGGAGTCAGTGAACTGAGACCCAGGAACACCCTATCGCTCAGCCTTGCTCTGAAAGGATGACGTGACGCGGTAACAGAAAACGAAAGGTGCTAAGAGGAATTCATCAAACGTGCTATGAACATCATACAGACAGTAGCCTCAGGAGTCATGGGCTCTCTAACCCCCTGCAGTCAAAAACAAAATTTTTCAACGAATTTCAGGCACTGCTCTGTGCCAGAACTGGTTTTGAAATGGATAGTATGAATGAGGACATAGGACCATCGGTCCAAAGTGGATCTGACTCCATGCTGTATGGAGACATTTTGGCTGATATGGGTCAATGTATTATTCCCTGTGGACCCACTGTAAGAAGTGTACAGAAAGCTTCCCTGCGCCTCTGTTGAAGCCTTACAGTAATACTTGTTTACCATGATCCCCTGTTTCCCAACCCCTCTTACTAAAGTGCTAGAGTGGATCTTTATCGTAGTGTGAAAGTCAACCTAAGCCCCCAGTAGCTGTTCATTTCAAAGCTGAGAAGCGAAAAAGGCTTTAATTTAAGCTGATTAAGAATAAAACAAAggaggagaaagaaaaaaaacaagggCCTGAGGGTTGAATATCTTGTAAACAGTAGATGTAGGAGGTATGGAGGGGGTGAGTTGGGTTTGGGAGTGAAAGGTATGTAGTTTGAAATTCAACCCCATTTCCATTCTCACTGTCCCACTGTTTTAATGGTCTTCAGAAATGGCTTTGTCTgcctgtgtgctgcctgcctggccCATCCACACTTGGCTGATTGGGGTCACACTCTCCTGCAATATTTACTCATCATAAATAAAACACACAGGGACCCAATGGCCCGTCGACAACAATAAACAGTGGGAAAAACCACCTAGCAAATACCCTTTACTGAGTGATATAGCTATCTCGCACACTCTGAGTCACTTTCATTGAAAATGACCATTTGGCTGTATTGAGCGCAACCAAAAGCTTGAAGAGCTGATTGAGTAGGGTCTTTCCAGCACACTCGCCCCCAGGCAACGCTGTGTATTGTCTGTGTATGGATGTCAACAGTAACTGACTCCTGATAGACATGAGACTCAGGTATTGGGGTCGATAAGCCTGGACAAGGCTAGGAGATTCTCTTTTCTCCCTGAGGTATTAATGTGTTCTTAGAGATTAGTTCTGATTCTGGAGTCTTAGTTTGGAAACGATGTTATGAGAGAGATTACCATCCACAGGATTTCGAAAGCAATTCTTAGCTGGTCATATAATTGCACAGTGCATTGAGTGCAAGCTCATCTACCAGTcagtagtgtgtactgtatgtgtcctACATCTACATTCTCTACACCAGACGCAGTTGTTAAACATCAGCATTGCCCCCTGCTGGGCTACTGTGGTATTGAGAAAACTACAATGTTAAATATCAGCTCTGTGCGGTGATGCCTGACTTTGACAGCacttttttttgtgagaataggagagggttTGGTGTTGATGGATCACCTCACCTGGAACGATTTCAAAAAGATGTCTCCCTGGTTCCTCTGAGTTGGCGGTGAGCTCATTCACCTGACAGCCCTGCAGGGGTATGCAGCCCTGGAACGAACAAACCGAGAAGGACTTAACTGGAACACAGGAATCAGCAGCATTTGGGAATAGATCCATTTGAAAGCAAAGATTAATGATACCTCAGTGAGACTCTAATCGATTAAATCACAAATATTGACTAAATCATGATGAGACTATTAGGGTAGAAAATAGACCGAAGATCTCGTTATTTATATTGATCTCTTTAATCTATCCAATGATGAAGATGTACACATTATCAAATGCAGATCAATAGTAATTTAACAACGGAATCAAGGCCTGTTAATTAGAGACTACGCAGAAGGAAAATTGGTCTCATCCTACCAGTCTGGAGCTGGCACTATCCCACATCAAACTGGCTGCGATCTTCCAAATGGCCAAACTAGAAGCCAAGCTGTCACCACATTAGCCGCCATGGCAACAAATTGGTAGAACGTTGGCGCAGGGCTAGCAGCCCAGAAGCACATCTCCCAAGCGTACAATGTGGCTTGAATACTGCTGGTGGGAACGAATGAATGAGAAGAACCAAAATGTAACTCAAGATCTGAGATTATTCTTCCTTCAGAGTGTGTCTTGGAGCAAACTCTCTGGCTCTAACACAAATCCATTCCTTAATGACCTGCTCTACATGATGAGAAATGGCTATTGATCGCTTTTGTGCAAATGTCCTTCCTCCAATTATAATTTCCTTTCATCTCAGTGTGAGACCTTGATGTGTGATGTGCCTACGCAGTGCCCTGCTCCGATTCCTATTGATTAGATGGGGGGAAATCATCCAGATTGACACTCGCACACATCCTGAATACTGCACAGGGAGGTGTGTAGAGAAATAAATTCTGGCTGGATGACTATTGACAGCCTTTGATTAAAAGGTGTCAACCAACAGGTGTCGTGACTCATGACCAACACTGAGCGACGCTATCAAAATTATGTTTTATCCTGATTTTCCTCCTAGGCAGGGCACGATGACAATGTAATCCATCCAGGCTAGGTCATGGTATAGAAAGTTCTTTCTTTTCTATTGGCCATTTGACCTGCGTGTCTAAGGAATGGATGGAAAAACCACAGCAAACAAGCAAAGTATTTGTGGAGACGATCTGAACCTGCGACGTTGGCTTTATAGTAAGGTCCCACATTCAACCAAATAAAGGATGTCAGCTAACCTCTGTAAGAATGTGAAGAAGAGCTTAGGTGTGAACGTTCAGTACCTGTGGcttggtctcctcctcctctttgtagAAGAAAAGCTGGTCGGAGCGCAGGACAAACCATCTCAGCTGCcagttcttcatgatgctccTCTGTTTCTTCAGCCAGCCAGCTTTCAGAGCCCCCTCCTGGAGACTGGGGGAGGACGGGCGGATTGGGCCCCGGGACACATCTCCCATCACCATGCTCTTGGACCGGGCTGGAGAGTGGAGATGCACATACAAACATGAATACAAATACACATTTAAGCAGCAGGGagacaggcacatacacacagtgtgtgtgtgcgctccagggttgccatggtgaggcacataccacacacaccatgTCCTGCCCTGGAGCTGAGGCCGAGGCCCCCCTTCCTCCCCCGGGTAGAGGTGGCTGGAGACCCACCCGGCACAGGGAAGAAAGGAGAGGCCTCAGGTGATATAAGCGATTAATGTAAAGCCCCTGGAAGAGAGTTATTGTCTGTTCTGGCAGACCAATAGAACCAGGAACCTGTTTGAACTGGGATAACAAGGCCTCCTGGGATGTCTCTGGGTTTTAGTGTAATGTGAGCTCAGTCAAGGACCGTTTCAGATGCAGTTCATGTCAGGAGGCTCTGGAGTCACGCGCTGTCCCTCACCCTGTATCAGTTTCAGTCTGTTCTCTATTCAACGCAATTGATGAAATAAGCTACATTAAAAAGTACAGGAATCACTCAATATTACTCAATATTTTTCTCAGAGAGAAGATGGCGCTGACAGACATGGCagttctgcttctagctcctaagcagctttgcagtatttttatttcttttttgttATTTCTATTCAACGcaaatacaagcatttcgctacacccgcaataacatctgctaaatatgtctatgtgaccaataaaatttgatttgaaaacagtACAGCCTGTGCAGAAAGTAACATCTGGTGATTACTAGTGGAAAAAACAGCATGCTTTGATCATGCCATTTTCCAAAATCAACTAAACCCTGAATACAGCTTCTAGAGACCATCCTGAGAGAATAACCACTCAGCAACACATCTCACGGAGCCAAACAGCAGCAACGCAAACAAGACAAAACTATTTGATTATCATGTATAATTTATAAGAATCAATCCAGCATCCTGTGTGACATACTCAGGATCAATGCCCAGATGGCTTAGAGGCGGAAGGGGGGATGAAAATCAATGTTTGTTCTGTAATTTCTCTCTTATTCtccttcttctgcttcttcttcttcttcttgcgaTATGGGATGGGGGGCCAGGAGTTTCTCACATGGTCAAAGAAAACTCCTGACCCTAAGGATGGGGAATGCTATGGTATAGATGCAGACACCCTGAAAAGACACTTCCCGACATATCCCCGGCACCACCAACCATGTTTCATTGGAATGAATTGATAGTTCAAACTGTTCATTCATTTACAGTCATTGTATACTATACTCTTTGGTTGTGGGCTTGGCTGTGGCACAACATAGCATGGCCACTATAGCCTAGTCATCGTGGTCCCCCTCCACTCCTACCTCCATCGCTGCCTGGCTCCATTCCTAATCGGTTAAACTCACAAGAGGAACAGGGGCCGTATATCAcgttaaacatctctctctctccgtctacaACCATCCCTCTCTGCCTCCGTCACCATGTCTGGCTGCACTGCTGGCCCCACTCAATCACAGCCCTGTGTTCTACCCTGGAAGCCTTATTAGACTAAGTGCATACTGTACACTCAAGAGTCCTGGAGGGACTATAAGCATGGTTAGTAGAGTGTCGTTTGAGCTCTTTTGTTTGAATTGGTTTATTGTGAGAATTAATTTGAATTGGTTTATTGTGAGATACAATGGGCTCTAGTCAATCTGTTCAaagctgaagcgttacagattccgCGCaagaaatgtaaaggtcatttccgattgagccgacatatgcagcgtttaccgtgaatacaGTCTCCGCCGATGCGGGAACATTGCTTTTAAATTTCAATCATtctgtaaagctgaacttctgCGACGTGGATTGAATAGAACCCAAAATCGAAGAATTATCGAACAAGAACAATATTGTCTTAATTGGAACTATAACGAGAAGGTCTTTCACTACTGTACTCATTATTCTGTCATTCCGGACAGATGTATTGCATCAGTGGTGTTTCAGGACACAGTGGCGTTGTGGGTTTTCTAAACGGACATTTGGGGGAAACCTCCAAGAGTCTTGTTTTCCAGTTTCCACACTGTCttttcaaatttgtctccacagGAAGAAACCAACTGGGTCCAAGAGGAATAAAGGAATGATTTGTAATGTTGCCATAGTAATGTAATGTACCGTAGTTCGCACCAGCTGTTGCAATCCGTGGGCGCTTTGGAATACACTGCCCAATTATctgagtcaatgtgtgtgtgtgtgtgtgtgtgtgtgtgtgtgtgtgtgtgtgtgtgtgtgtgtgtgtgtgtgtgtgtgtgtgtgtgtgtgtgtgtgtgtgtgtgtgtgtgtgtgtgtgtgtgtgtgtgtgtgtgtgtgttggtaggcCAAATGCTACACTGAGCCAGTTTGGACATTTCTCCTCAGTGATTCATACCTTCCCTGTGTTGACATGGGTGTAGCTACAATGTGGTCTCACTCAATCTGTAACATTGGGACTGTGGTTCAAAGtgaacattttcacaaaatactAGCAATTCATTGAGTGTGCGTTCATACTAGTTCTTTCCATGTTTAAAGTTAAGTAAATGGATGATTCACTCTCTCAgtagctctgggattcaaacccacACATGCTATCCCCTCCATATGATCTATAGTTATCTTCAATGAACAATTTAGTAGATTGGTGGTCCACCATCTTGATTCTATGTATCATGTACCCCCTGACCCTAGAGAATAGTCTGCCAAGGATGTGCATCATGAGTAATGTATATTGTGTATGAGCTTCATTAATACCATCAATCAATGAGCTAATGTCTAAAAGCGCCAGCCATGATGTGCTCTGTATAACCTGTTTATTTAGCATGTTTCAATGTGCTGCTACTAGCGTATGGTATATATGTCTAACCCATAGTAATTACATATTGTATGATTTAATCCATAGCAGAGCCATGTATTTTGAGAGTTGAGACATTGAGGTTTCTGCAAtatgatgcatttacatgacactacaacattctatggcagccatgttggCTCCCCATTAACATTACATGAGGAATATCATGTCTAGAATGAgcattatgatgcatttacatgacactacaacattctatggcagccatgttggCTTCCTATTAACattacatttatttgtatttattttatttcacctttatttaaccaggtaggcaagttgagaacaagttctcatttacaactgcgacctggccaagataaagcaaagcagttcgacagatacaacaacacagagttacacatggagtaaaacaaacatacagtcaataatacagtagaaaaataagtctatatacaatgtgagaaaatgaggtgagataagggaggtaaaggcaataaataggccatggtggagaagtaaatacaatatagcaattaaaacactggaatggtagatttgacagtagatgagtgtgcaaagtagaaatactgggctgcaaaggagcaaaataaataaataaatacagtaggggaagaggtagttgtttgggctatttatatatgggctatgtacaggtgcagtgatctgtgagctgctctgacagctggtgcttaaagctagtgagggagataagtgtttccagtttcagagatttttgtagttcgttccagtcattggcagcagagaactggaaggagaggcggccaaaggaggaattggctttgggggtgacacgtgagatatacctgcaggaacgcgtgctacaggtgggtgcagctatggtgaccagcgagcagagataaggcgggactttacctagcagggtcttgtagatgacctggagccagtgggtttggcgacgagtatgaagcgagggccagccaacgagagcgtacaggtcgcagtggtgggtagtgtatggggctttggtgacaaaacggatggcactgtgatagactgcatccaatttgttgagtagagtgttggaggctattttgtaaatgacatgagGAATATCATGTCTAGAATGAgcattatgatgcatttacatgacactacaacattctatggcagccatgttggCTCTCCATTAACAGTACATGAGGAATATCATGTCTAGAATGAgcattatgatgcatttacatgacattacaacattctatggcagccatgttggCTCTCCATTAACAGTACATGAGGAATATCATGTCTAGAATGAgcattatgatgcatttacatgacactacaacattctatggcagccatgttggCTCCCCATTAACATTACATGAGGAATATCATGTCTAGAATGAGCATTATGACGCAGCCACGTTagctaaatacatggctctgatcCATAGTAATGACATAGACTAAGTGTGGCTGTTTTCCTGTTGATCTCATACCTACCTTACAGTATGATGTTTCAACGTGGGTGAAAACTCAACCCAGAGATAGTCATCATGACCATAGAGAAATATGACTGCATGATTGCATTGCACACACACGTACTATAGCCTATGATATCCAGTCACTATTGTTAATGCACATTTGAGCTGCGAATTCATCATCACACGATATAGATGTATAGTCCCCTCTCCACATCGAAGAATAGCTATCCATTAACCTGTCACAATGGGTAGACTTATCAGCCACAAGACAAATTACCTGGCTCTTTTTCTCCAAGCATGGAATCCATTTTGAGAAATTCAATTTCATGAATCTGGTTGCTGTGTGATTTATGATGCCTGGGAAGGAGCTGGTAGAGTTACAGGTGCATCATTTCCACTGACTCATCTGCGGTTGATGAATGTATTAACCCATTGAGAATTAGTGGAGTGTTTGCATTGCCGGAGAAACTGTAGTAGGCTCCACTCGGatcgggggggtggggggggtggggggggggtacttatctatgctgtgtgtgtgtactactgtgCCTGTAGCTTAGCTGTCAGTACTGTCCATGATGtgtaatatagtacagtagtggGATCTCTCATTCCAAAA harbors:
- the LOC106579003 gene encoding rho GTPase-activating protein 22 isoform X6 — protein: MTAMLSPKIRQTRRARSKSMVMGDVSRGPIRPSSPSLQEGALKAGWLKKQRSIMKNWQLRWFVLRSDQLFFYKEEEETKPQQYSSHIVRLGDVLLGC